A segment of the Takifugu flavidus isolate HTHZ2018 chromosome 7, ASM371156v2, whole genome shotgun sequence genome:
agtggtggaatggccaacaggttttatttacagtggggggggcacacaaagaacacgagggcagccctccaggactgcataGCAACCAGGGAACAGGAacagccctccaggaaacacagaacaccaacacacgacaagggagacaaacagacaccctcacaagacaaacagacaccctggcactgacaggcaggcacaacctgcttaaataggcagcaagatgtagaTTGCcaacaggtgcgcctgcctgcattgccagctgcacccaattgtgctccatTCCACCCCCTGCAGTACAaagaccgacacaacccagaaccccaacaATTAAGCTAATAAGCAAAAGGTTATTATCATGATAGTAACTGTacaaacatttatttccacCATTATGTTTGGGTTAAATACATTATTTGATTGTGTTACACAATTAAATACATTATTTGATTGTGTTACACAACGGAAGTTCATTGGCTTTTATCTTGCTACTTTCTGTACCTTCTCATATTAGCAGAATATTTAGTTTCACCTGATTTGACATTTGCATGTAAGATTTTATATTTACAATTAACGTTTACTATTTGCATTTAACTATTTAATATACTTCTAAGATGGCACATTTTGTTGTAAATATCTTAAAAAGTGATGGTAAAAAAATTACACCTGAATATGTTGTTAGTTCTAGCGTGAGCCGCTTTGCAAACAGCATCCCATagactgctgcttttttctgcaCACGTGGATGCCAATCCCTACCACTTCTTGTCATGGCAGTAGGTGCAGCCCAGGGGTCAGAACTTTGATTTGACCCTTCCAGCATACATCAGAGTTCACCACgatcttctgtttttttttatcaaaaagCTGACTGCCAGGTTTTCCCTCACATTTGAAAAATCAAAACCAATTTTTAGCATATCCAGCTTAGCTTATAAGGTATTTTCACAGTCTGTTTCATGTCCAAAGTTTGCCTGTAGTCTATTCTACTTCACTCGTGTTGACGGTCTTCTCGTGGTTTGTATTTTAGAAAACTAATTTATTTCTGTAAAaagctggggtttttttgttggcaAGGCTACATGGTGTTCAGAGCCCAAAAGACTGGAAGAGGTCAGATGGGGCTACAGGTGAATGAGGATCTGTTTATCTCCAATATGCTCTACAATATTgattattacattttaaagtCCATAAATCAATGTCTTGGTTTGCTGGGCTTGTATGTTTTGAGTAGTTAGCTATATCTTCTCACATGGAGAACTTAACTTAAATGTCAATGACAGAAGAATGTCAAATAAATTATTGGTATCCTCATAGGCTTCAGTGAAGTTATAGCTCTATGACACTGACTAAAAATGCTTCTGTTCTGACTTCATTATAAACTCACCCTATTCTCTCTGTTTCAGGGTTGTCATTGTTATCTTGGTGTCCGTTAGTCTGTTATGGATTCCAGTCATCCAGGCGTCCAACAGTGGACAACTCTTTGACTACCTTCAGTCAGTGACCAGTTTTCTAGTTCCACCTATCGCTGCTGTATTCCTCTTAGCTATTTTCTGGCCACGTGCTAATGAACCGGTGAGTCAAATTTCCAAGCTAGGACCCTCATAgatgacaacacacacaaacactcacagaaAAGTTGAGGTAACCTGGTTACCTTTGGAATGACATAGAGTTCAGTCTAAGTCCTAATAGCATCTTTTTTGTCTTAGGGGGCATTCTGGGGTCTGATCGTTGGACTAGTTGTTGGACTGACCCGCATGATTCTGGAGTTCTCCAACAGTTATCCTGCCTGTGGTCAGGATGATCTGCGGCCGGCTGTCCTGGCTCGTGTCCACTATCTGTACTTCGCAATGATCCTCTTCTCAGTCTCATGTATTGTGATTGTGACAGTCAGCCTGGCCACAGCACCAATAGCTGAAGAACATGTAAGAAACACATCAAATAACCCATttagttaccgtattttcacgactataaggcgcacctaaaacactgcgATTttcttataatatggtgcgccttgtgtctggactgagttccaaaatctgctgggtgcactacggtaaacgctccgccaatcgattagcggcacacctctGCGttaggaccccctaaaatggcgccggtcaagcgacacgcgtatgaggcttactttaaactgcaggccatcgaatatgcgagtgaaaatggcaatcgagcagctgcaagacattttaatgtaaatgagtccatggtcagaaagtggagaaaagaaaGTGATCTGCGCCAAATGAGGAAGACGAAGttgagtttccgcgggaacaaagcaaggtggcccgagctggaagaccgagtagaacagttggttgtggaacagcgaacaactggaaggggcgtctctactgtcaccattcgacaaaaggccaaagcgattgctgaagaaatggacattgagcacttccaaggaggtcgggcttggtgttttcgctttatgaggaggcggcatctctccatacgcgcaaggacaactgttgcgcagggGCTGCCCGTggactaccaggagagggtggccatcttctgcacctactgccacggcaagataaccgcgcccagccacatcaccaacatggatgagatccctttGACTTTTAACATCtctttgacccacacagtggagaaaaaagggaccagcacggtggcgatgcgcacaacggggcacgagaagttgtcgttcactgtggttctcggctgccacggaaacgaaCAGAGCGCTAGATGACCGAAGttgaacactccttcacaaagactatgaggcagcggcgggcaagttatgccaccatatgcgggtggattgtagacgcatgggctatgataccgtcttcatgtattgtaagagctttcacaaaatcaacgctgaaccgcaaccggtcggtgagtccgattcagatgattaagaagaggaattcgggatgttggacattgaaatagtgcagctgtttaattcagatacagaagatgaaaactttgatggttttgtagcggaagaatgaatattttgttcaataaatgtgtcaaaactcactgttttacttctgttgtcattttttactgtatgttttagcatgcgcctaataatacggtgcgtcttatgtatgttttaaatacagatatagcacccataactgagactgcgccttttattacagtgctccttatggtcgtgaaaatacggtatattaTTGAGAGTGTGGTAAGCGTGAACGAATATGTTTATTGGTCATATCTCTATATAAACAAATTGAATGACATACAGAAAGCTTAAGTCCCTcagtacttaaaaaaaaaaaacatttgaaaagatTTTATATTCTCAATTACAATTTGAAGCCAGAATCTTTTCAAATGTGTGGAAAGGATCAGTCTTCCCTTGTCAGTATGGACTTAGCAAAGCTTGAACATATGAAGTTAGCTGTTTCTACTGTTTTGCTAAGAGATACAAACATACGTGATGGTCACACAAACCAGATTTTATTCAGGCTTAGAAAAGCACATTTGTTTGGAACTGGTTTTATAGATTGATGTAAGCACTATCTGTGAGGACCACTAACATCACTGgtctttgctctgcagctgtACCGACTCACCTGGTGGTCCAGATTTAGCCAGAAGCATCGTGTTGACCTCGTAAATCAAGTGGTGACTACTGAAACTCTAGACCTTGAACCTACCAATGATTCTGAGGAGGAACCCAAGAAACCAGTACCTTGCTGGCGCAGAGCTGCTCTGGTCATCTGTGGTCTGAGCGGCTCAGGTTCTGGTCCTGTTGCcccagagaaagaaaacagtgaaCTGAActctctgcaggagaaaccACTCTGGAGAAATGTCTGCAACATCAATGCCCTGCTGCTTCTAACCATCAATGTATTTCTCTATGGATACTGGGTCTAATTTTCCTTCAGAGTTCAGCACCACTCAATACCATCAACACTACCTATACCACCATCCCTTTTTCACTTTGGGTAATTTATCTGTTTTTTACACCAAAGTTAtaagtctgtttttctttttttaaaacatgtaaATCAAAACAACTTTATAATACTGTAATACAAAATTACTATTTTTGATCATGAATAACAATGATTGCATATGAGATCTCTGTGACAACTATGTTTGCCACAAAGGATTATTTGGGTGGCAAACTGTTGAGGCAAATGAACTATGACCCTCATGTGAAAGTCAAAATTAATAAAGTCAAAAAGCAACTCAGTTTTCAGTTAGGGGTAGACATAATTGGTGGCAAAGGCCTTAAGATGTTATTCATAGAAAAAACGTTTGCATAAGTTTAACCTATGGCTCATTGTGTTGTCAGCATCATGGACAAGTTATGTTATAAGTTAGCCAAgtgtatgtgtgcacgtgtgtttgtgtgagtggtTGAACTTTTATTCATCATTTCTATTCATATTCTGACCAAAAGAGAGGGCTGTAATATGGGAATTGAGTATTCTTAGCAGCTATTTTGCCAAGTACAGCAGCAACGGCTGATTATAATGTTGAGATCCATAATCATAGAGTGGATGAAACCACCAAAAAACCTAATAATAGATTTATAAGtaaaattagaaaaataaatactgcCTTTCCAAGCATAATATATAAATTGTTCACACTTCATTCCTTTTCTTCTGTTCCTGAGAATTAACTGAAAGCCCAGACTAAAACTGGGCTGTAACTGCATGAAAGGCGGGCGAACACTTGAGGCATTCAAGACCAATCAAACAAACAGGAAcgttaaaaatataataaagcaCAGTTACGTTTTTTCCACAAGTAAAAGTTTCAATGTACCGCTAATCCTTCGAAACATTggttaaaacaacaaagaatCACCCGAAAGAAGTAGATCAAATATTCCACAAACAAGACATTTGTTTTGTTCGACTGTCGTTTTTTCCTGCGGATCTTAAACGCAGCAGCGCCTCAGCTGTTGACACGCGCCGGTGATGAGGCCAATCACCTGGACGGTAAAACGATTTTATCACAATTAAACAAACGATAATTGTCGCCAATAATTCGCTGATGTGAATACTTGACGTCAGGTAGTTTCCAAGATAACCTAGTAAGGAAGCGAATAAACCCAGTTTTCAGTGTTTAGCGTGGTTTGTTGGTCTTAAAATCACATTGAAGTGCTGAGTTGAACTGAGTCAGGCCAGGCCATGCCGGGCTGGGCTAATGAATCTGCCCAGCAGAACAGGGGTTTGTGGGCCTAATGAGCTCTGCTGTGCAGGTGGGAAAGTCTTGCCAGAGTCAGCACACAGGTGAAACGCGAGGCTGGTTCCCAGGTCCCCACAGGCAGGTAATTCATATTATTTTGCGTTTcacttactttaaaaaaaaaaaaaaaaaaatcctttttgttCTAAAAATATGAATGGTGACGCAACCTATATTATGATTATTAGAGGAACTCTTCCATTTAATTTATCTCTGCAGTTAAGATTGAaggctttatttgtttttcatttgcataTCTTTTAATATTAGTCTTGTATCattgtatatttatttataaatataaatgtctgAGGATTTCTGTGTTAACTGTGTCTAATTTATTCtgttatgtttttaaaaaaagtgaattgGGCAACAACAGCCCCCTTTTTTTCAGTGTTCAAATGAAGGCTAGCTAAAGATGGATGGAATCTTTCTGTTACGAAGTTCTCCTCAATAGAGCCATCGATGGCAGATAAAGTGGGAGCTGAGCCGAAGAAGCTGGAGCCCCGTGGGGGGGCAACGGGTTTTGCCGACCCCTCCGTTCAGTTCAAGATCCTGCAGTTTCCAGCCAAATGTGCTGCTAAAGTGCTTCCTACTGTAGAGGCTCAGCCACCTTCAGCCGCTGCAGGCTCAGCACCAGGGCTGCAGACCACCTCTCCATCTATCGTGGTCATATCAaaggctgctcctcctgccgcgAGCACAAAAGGACAACCACAGATAACAAAAGCAGTTGTGAGCCAGGTGCCTTCCATGAACCAACTTACAACATTGGGAAGGACGGTGATGATCACTGTACCGaggtcagcagctcctcagGCCCTTGCTCTGACCCCTCAGATGCCTCAGTCTACTTCCTCCCACCAAGCCAATCTCCAGATCCCACCAGGTGAGCTGTGTGGGCCTCCATGTGTACTCCTATAATACATACACGTGCACTTTACCCAGCACTTGCTAGGACACaaataaagttattttcatCTATTTTTTTACAGGAATGATATTGATCCGCAGTGAGAGTGGTCAGCTGATGTTGGTATCTCAGCAGGCTTTGACACAGACCCAGCGGGGACCTTCGAGTGTGAGCGGTCAAATGTCCAGAGTCCTGGgccagcaggtgtgtgtctgctgcttgTTGTTGACGGTTTAGTGCTGCTGAAGGTTTGTGACATCCTGTTTGTGCCCGCTGTCATTCAGGTGTCTGCAGCGGTTGCTAATAAAGGTGGTGAGCAGATGACGGTGCTTCGCATGGCTCTACCAGCCTCTTCCACTTTTCAGTCAACAGCAGTCCAGAAGAGTGCTGTTGTAAAGGTACCCGGTTAGTTTAAATCAAATcacatcaatctttatttatatagcgtcttttacaatcaaaattgtttcaaggcgctttccagaatcccagggcctgaccccagacaagcaacagtggcaaggaaaaactcccctttaacaggaagaaaccttgagcaggaccaggctcatgtagggcgaccctcctgctgatggccggggtgggtagagagagaggagaggagagagaggagaggagagggagaaggagaaggagaaggagaaggagaaggagaaggagaaggagaaggagaaggagaaggagaaggagaaggagaagagaagagaaggagaggaaaccatgacccagtgggggggggggacagagacctgtcaggtgatcatgtttctggaccccggcagcctcggcctatagcagcatagctaagatgtgacctaatgattagacgaccccctaagtatgataatttgtctgtctatgataataactggaactactgaattagtgacaataagctttttcaaagaggaaggttttaagtctgatcttaaaagtagagatggagtcagcctcccgtacctggacagggagctggttccacagcaggggggcctggtagctaaatgctcggcccccctttctactcctagaaactttggggaccacaagtagaccagcattctgagagcggagcggtctattgggctgataaggtatcactacctcctccaggtaggatggagctaggcctctgaggaccttgtaggtcaaaagaagggttttaaaaaagattctaaatttaacgggcagccaatgaagcaacgccagtacaggagtaatgtgatctcttttgtcaatacctgtcagaactctggctgcagcattttggatcagctggagactTCTTAAAGAGGTGATTGGACACccgataataaagaattacaatagtccagcctggaagtaacaaaggcatgaattaacttttcagcatcatgctgcgtcagtagcttcctgatctttgtgatgttcctcaggtgaaaatagacacttctagagactattttaatgtgtgagttaaagcaGAGATtctggtcaaaagttactcctagattcctcagagagactagatgttaatgagataccatctagaatgatcatgtgatctaatctatccctgagaggttcaggaccaaacatcatgacctcagtttttcctgagttaaaaGCCTGTGAAGCATCAGTGCACCAGGCTGGATGACCTCCTCCCTGGCTAAAGCTTTTCTCCTAAAATAACAAGTTAAAGGGAATTTAGAAAACCACCTTCTTTGCTCTTTTACTGGCCTgattgtgatttttgttttttgtttttttatcaaTGTGTTACAGATTAATCAGCGCAGGTCTCAAACATTGTATTTGAGGATTATTGTAGCAGATGTTGAACTGCTGTGACGTCCTTACTTTGTGGTGTTCAGGTGGTTGGTGTAGCTTCTAAAGCAGCGACCCAGAGTGAAGGGGCTGTTTCCAGTCAGGGGAACCTGCCTCCCCTTCAGACCACAGAAACGGCTAAAGAGCCGGCAGCCATGTTTAGTCCGGTAGGTGGAAGGTTCAGCTTCTTGGTCATTTTGGGGCATTTGGGGTTAAATGGGAAAACCACTATtcactcccctcctcccctgcttCCATGTGTCCCTGctttctccttccttccttccttccttccttccttccttccttccttccttccttccttccttccttccttcttccttccttccttccttccaccaTCCTCTGTCACTTCCTCCCTTACTTCCCTTggcctctccttccttcctcccatACTTCCTTTTTCCCTTCCTacctcttttccctcccttcctgtcctcccttctTTCTTCATCCCTTCCTTCCTAGCTCCTcctcatttccttccttccttccttccttagGGAGACTGCTGTTTTTCTTGTCCTGACTTAGCATTAACAAGGTGAAGGTTGTAAAAAGTTTTCCATTGACAGGAGACTCTGGAAAGTGTGAAGAAGTGCAAGAACTTCCTGGTAACTCTGATAAAGCTGGCATCAAGTGACGCCCAGGCTGCCAGCATGGCCAGCAACGTCAGAGGCCTGGTCAGGGCTCTGCTGGTATGCTTCCTTTTCAGTATCGACACCATCCTCCGCTGTGTTCAGCAGCTTATGATGGTTGTTGTGGGATGGCTCAGCCTTAGTACAATTCAAGGACATAATACTTCAATTTTTGAAGTGTTGTAAATATATCTTAAACAGTAACTTTATTTTAACATATTTGCTGCTctataataattattttatgtACAATTTCCCATCCTATTTTTTGCTGTTTATTGTGATTTATTCTGATCTGTTTTTCAAAAAACAGATTGTTTGTTGTTCCTGCAGGAAGGGAAGATTGAAGCAGAACAGTTTACAGAGCGGCTTTATCAGGAATTAAAGTCCACACCCCAGCCCTGCTTGGTGCCTTTCCTCAAGGTGATCAGTCAGGTTCCTGCTGAAAGATAAAAAATCTCTAAATGTGTGAAGTGATCAGAGATGCTGAAGTTTGGTGGCCAAAGCAAAGATGCTAAAAACATTCAGCAGTCATTCATCTGTATTTACTCCTGTTAGTGTTACGTAACTGTACAAATCTAACATTTACGATTTACCTTATAACACTGGTGGGACAATAatgtgacttcatcttctttcTTCGCTCCTGCTAGAAAAGTCTTCCTGCTGTTCGTCACCTGACTGTGGACCCACACCTATTTATTCAGCAGGCATCAGCtttcacccccaccaccaccaacagccCGTCTCCCACCATCAAACAGTCCAACACCGATAAAAACCTCAGCACCACTCAGCAGGTCAGCAaactttaaaaagggaaaatattaaGGACTGAAAGTAAAGCAGCTTCCATCCACCAGTCAGCTGGTGACAGAGCTGtcctggtccagcagctgctgaggaacCCTTGTTGACCACCTGGTTTCTGTGGGTTCTCTTGCTTTCTCATCTACGAGGAGTGTTTTGTTCCAGCACCTGATGGAGCATTGCTGACAAAATGTTCTCAATGTTAACAACGAAACATTTCTGTGAACCAAGAGCAACAGGACGAGCATACACACAGCAGAACGCTCTGCTAGCTTAGCTTAGTCTTTCTGTATATGCTACAGCATACTGTATAGCTGTCTGCTGTAGCTTACTGCTATATGTCACCAACTCGGTAATGAAGGTGTGTCCTTCCTGTAGCTGTTTCCATCTTATTGGAAATCAGGAAAATCACATTTTCAGTGGGCAACCATGATGAGATTAAAGTTGTTGACTATATATTAAAGATGTGTTTGGAACGCCCTTTTAGGAAGGTTGCTCAGTGTGTTTCCTTAAATGGCAGCTtgtgcagcagcctggaggtgaAGCAGTGAAACCGAGGCCGACGTTGCCCCTGCTGGGGAATTCCACAGCTAAGAACAGCAGACTTGACTACAAAATCCCGGTGGCCCATTCAGGAAAACACCTGACAGGTAAATCTGTGGAACATGAGGGGCCGTAATCTAGAAATCCACCCCTTCCTGTCTGCTACATCAGTTTGCATGTATACAGCCATTTCAATGTTTGGGTCCAAGACCAATGAGTTGATTCCAAAGGTGGATTCTGGCTTTTCAGTTCTTATTTCTTACCTGTTTGGTTTCAGTCATTTATAATCAATAGTTTTACAGTGTAACTGCTTTCAGCAGATTTCTCCaggtgatttttattttatttttattgtcttGGTTGTTTTCAAGGAACTTTTCCAATGAAGCTACCTTTGCGTCAGGATGCTTCTCAGATGACAACTCCTGCATTTCGAGACGGTTTTGGAACCTACAGGTATATATTCTTCTCTCTCCAATCTCATCAAGTTTCTCAGTTTTATCACGGATCTCCGAGCTTCCCTCACTTTCATGTATGTTTCCCAGAGAAGATGACGACATTAATGATGTGGCCTCCATGGCTGGAGTGAATTTGGGGGAGGAGAATGCGCAGATATTGACCAGCATGGTGGGCTCTGTGGTTCAGTCGTGCCATGATcaactctttctctctccaaacCTGCTGCTCAACCAAATCCTTCATGCAGGTACAAATGATGCCATTTCAGGAAAACTGCATTTTAGTAGCCAGACCCTTTGCTGTGGCAGCTCTGGAGTCCTCCTCTTCCATGACCTGATTAGTCCAACTGATGTGGGCAGTTCCACTGATTGGACTGGAGCTGGATGGACATGTGGCTCTTTGACTAAGGTCTCATGACGAGACAtgtctgctgttgtgtgtgttgtttttaatcatcctTCCCTCCTAAAGTTACTGTCTCAGAGATTCTCCACAATAAACAGACTAGTCACTGTGGTTTATCAGTTCATGTACCTGATCGGCTGTGTTGTTGTGTCACATATAGACGtgtctgctgttgtgtgtgttctgagcTAGGACGTCCACTGGGGGTAACTGATGTGTCCCCAGACGTGGTCGCCCTGATTTCTCACGCGACCCAGGAAAGACTGCATGGGCTGGTCCTGAGGCTGACTGTTCTGGCTGGACATCGCAAGGCCGCTGTGAAGGTACAGCTGTAATCCTGCTAATCTGTAATGAGCCAACCATGATGGCCTGACCTGCAGCTCTGGCGCCACCACCACCTCTACAGCTGAAGAGTCCAGAGTTCTGCCGCGTCGGCTGTGGAAGCCTTGAccttttgtctctgtctctctcagcaggagggcccgtGGCACACCAAGGTGAGCGACGTACGCTCCCAACTCCgctttctggaggaagtggagacattaaagaagaaaagaaatgatgaagaagagagagagcggcTGCTGCTCTTGGCCAGAGTAAACTGGACTCAAAGACTTCCTTAAATGaatgtgatgatgtgttttaaGCTCGTTATGTCCCTGAAGAAAggtggtgtttttgtctgtgtggcTCAGGGAGCCGGTTTATCGCAGGTGTCTGTCCCCAAGCAGTTTTTCCTCTTATACCAAACGAGCATGTGTCTTTGCCCACAGAGTCGCTCCCACAGTGAGGAtcctcagcatcagcagctgaaGCAAAGAGCTAAAGAGGTGTGTCAGTCTGTTTCACATCCAGAACAAACGTCTTTGGTTGTCAGCGCCCCTACTGAACGGTTTACAAAGCTTTAAATCCTGGCTGTCCAAATGTGCTGCTATGACAGTGTTTTACACCCGGTTGACTCTCCACCTTTGACATAAACTGTTCATGTTCCCACCATCCTGTCTGTGAGACCGCCTTATTCTTCATGTATGACCACACATCTATGGCAGAAAGTCTCTTCTACAGTAGTAAACTACACAATTGTGTCCCCACCTGCTGCCTCACAGTTGCTGCGAGCCTTTACTGGTTGTTGACTGGTCCCAGTTAGACAGTGAATTCAGTTTAATGGTGAGTGAAGGGAGGATCATAAACCAAAATCTGATGACATCCTTTTAGGTCTTTTCAGGGTTGAGAAAAACATCAGTTTGGATCCACAACCTCTGATCCAAGACAGTAAAATGCTGATGAACACAAAGTCAAACATTAAACACTAttgaaagcaaatgatgtcAT
Coding sequences within it:
- the LOC130528372 gene encoding transcription initiation factor TFIID subunit 4-like isoform X1; amino-acid sequence: MRPITWTVGKSCQSQHTGETRGWFPGPHRQFSSIEPSMADKVGAEPKKLEPRGGATGFADPSVQFKILQFPAKCAAKVLPTVEAQPPSAAAGSAPGLQTTSPSIVVISKAAPPAASTKGQPQITKAVVSQVPSMNQLTTLGRTVMITVPRSAAPQALALTPQMPQSTSSHQANLQIPPGMILIRSESGQLMLVSQQALTQTQRGPSSVSGQMSRVLGQQVSAAVANKGGEQMTVLRMALPASSTFQSTAVQKSAVVKVVGVASKAATQSEGAVSSQGNLPPLQTTETAKEPAAMFSPETLESVKKCKNFLVTLIKLASSDAQAASMASNVRGLVRALLEGKIEAEQFTERLYQELKSTPQPCLVPFLKKSLPAVRHLTVDPHLFIQQASAFTPTTTNSPSPTIKQSNTDKNLSTTQQLVQQPGGEAVKPRPTLPLLGNSTAKNSRLDYKIPVAHSGKHLTGTFPMKLPLRQDASQMTTPAFRDGFGTYREDDDINDVASMAGVNLGEENAQILTSMVGSVVQSCHDQLFLSPNLLLNQILHAGRPLGVTDVSPDVVALISHATQERLHGLVLRLTVLAGHRKAAVKQEGPWHTKVSDVRSQLRFLEEVETLKKKRNDEEERERLLLLARSRSHSEDPQHQQLKQRAKELQQIEEAQMQKREANLTALAAIGPRRKRPLEQPESQVAVLPRPGLQRGTRITLRDLLLCMELDPFLCHSLLLYKAML
- the LOC130528372 gene encoding transcription initiation factor TFIID subunit 4-like isoform X2 — translated: MRPITWTVGKSCQSQHTGETRGWFPGPHRQFSSIEPSMADKVGAEPKKLEPRGGATGFADPSVQFKILQFPAKCAAKVLPTVEAQPPSAAAGSAPGLQTTSPSIVVISKAAPPAASTKGQPQITKAVVSQVPSMNQLTTLGRTVMITVPRSAAPQALALTPQMPQSTSSHQANLQIPPGMILIRSESGQLMLVSQQALTQTQRGPSSVSGQMSRVLGQQVSAAVANKGGEQMTVLRMALPASSTFQSTAVQKSAVVKVVGVASKAATQSEGAVSSQGNLPPLQTTETAKEPAAMFSPETLESVKKCKNFLVTLIKLASSDAQAASMASNVRGLVRALLEGKIEAEQFTERLYQELKSTPQPCLVPFLKKSLPAVRHLTVDPHLFIQQASAFTPTTTNSPSPTIKQSNTDKNLSTTQQLVQQPGGEAVKPRPTLPLLGNSTAKNSRLDYKIPVAHSGKHLTGTFPMKLPLRQDASQMTTPAFRDGFGTYREDDDINDVASMAGVNLGEENAQILTSMVGSVVQSCHDQLFLSPNLLLNQILHAGRPLGVTDVSPDVVALISHATQERLHGLVLRLTVLAGHRKAAVKEGPWHTKVSDVRSQLRFLEEVETLKKKRNDEEERERLLLLARSRSHSEDPQHQQLKQRAKELQQIEEAQMQKREANLTALAAIGPRRKRPLEQPESQVAVLPRPGLQRGTRITLRDLLLCMELDPFLCHSLLLYKAML
- the LOC130528372 gene encoding transcription initiation factor TFIID subunit 4-like isoform X3, with the translated sequence MADKVGAEPKKLEPRGGATGFADPSVQFKILQFPAKCAAKVLPTVEAQPPSAAAGSAPGLQTTSPSIVVISKAAPPAASTKGQPQITKAVVSQVPSMNQLTTLGRTVMITVPRSAAPQALALTPQMPQSTSSHQANLQIPPGMILIRSESGQLMLVSQQALTQTQRGPSSVSGQMSRVLGQQVSAAVANKGGEQMTVLRMALPASSTFQSTAVQKSAVVKVVGVASKAATQSEGAVSSQGNLPPLQTTETAKEPAAMFSPETLESVKKCKNFLVTLIKLASSDAQAASMASNVRGLVRALLEGKIEAEQFTERLYQELKSTPQPCLVPFLKKSLPAVRHLTVDPHLFIQQASAFTPTTTNSPSPTIKQSNTDKNLSTTQQLVQQPGGEAVKPRPTLPLLGNSTAKNSRLDYKIPVAHSGKHLTGTFPMKLPLRQDASQMTTPAFRDGFGTYREDDDINDVASMAGVNLGEENAQILTSMVGSVVQSCHDQLFLSPNLLLNQILHAGRPLGVTDVSPDVVALISHATQERLHGLVLRLTVLAGHRKAAVKQEGPWHTKVSDVRSQLRFLEEVETLKKKRNDEEERERLLLLARSRSHSEDPQHQQLKQRAKELQQIEEAQMQKREANLTALAAIGPRRKRPLEQPESQVAVLPRPGLQRGTRITLRDLLLCMELDPFLCHSLLLYKAML